One Aquipuribacter hungaricus DNA window includes the following coding sequences:
- the mobF gene encoding MobF family relaxase: MSVHKLTAGSGYDYLTRQVAAMDATEKGHTGLASYYTERGETPGQWVGSGMAGIDGLAAGDIVTAEQMQALFGSGHHPLAAQRLAELEAAHPDQPGRPGSLSVRDRQAVTRLGAPYKVFSGDVSPFRLEVAKRIAAINADAGLPGDWPVPAEERARVRTEVGREFFLAEHGREPLDARELAGSIARQSRPRTTAVAGYDLTFSPVKSVSALWAIAPPEIAARIERAHQGAVSDALRFIETHALYTRTGTDGVRQVDVRGLVGTAFTHRDSRAGDPDLHTHVAIANKVQTLGQTAGESAEDAAGGAEVEGGRWLAIDGRILFKAVVTASETYNTALETRLRDDLGVQFDVRGGHQASTRAEARKRPVREVVGFEPTLLQRWSARRASIEVRQGELATEFQGRHGRPPTAVEALQLAQQATLETRDAKHEPSTLAEQRAAWRAQAEHVLGGAQQVQRMLGDVLQPSLRRPAAAQRAVDVGSPAWLSAAADRTLTVMQERRSTWQVWHVRAEAQRQVRSGGASAAVSERAVDALVEEVLQRRSVSLAVAERDTHGRLLAEPGQLRRLDGSSVYRVAGADLLTSAAVLGAEQQLVATAGRRDGRVVEDRAVDVALLEATANGTVLNAGQVALVRQMATSGARLQLGIAPAGSGKTTAMSALAAAWTEGGGYVVGLAPSAAAAAALREQTGTQTETLAKLTWSLSDRSQGSEKSLPEWAQRIDETTLVVIDEAGMADTMSLAAAVSFVIERGGSVRLVGDDQQLAAIGAGGVLRDIAATHGAVHLSELLRFADPAEGAATLALREGRPEALGFYLDHNRVHVGDLTTMTGQVFQAWQDDRAAGLDSIMLAPTHDLVADLNQRARTHRLSTTPEDTSNVSTETTPAMSAAPVVIRLADGLEASAGDLLITRTNDRSLRTTSTDWVKNGDRWTLTIVHDDGSLTAQHLGSGRSVQLPAAYVQASVELGYATTVHTAQGVSVDTMHGLAGGEQSQLSRQQLYTMLTRGRIANHVYLEVVGDGDPHSVIRPEVVRPLSATDHLEAILARDGAPTSASTLQRDQATPAVLLGQATARYVDALHVAAQDVVGPDTARQIDAAAADVAGGLQESPAWPALRAHLMLLAAGGTDPVQALHDAATLRSLDGVADPAAVLDWRLDATGSRSSGPGPLPWLPAIPAQLGQDGTWGAYLTDRADLVVDLAAQVTAQVTTRVGTGAGDGSTAPVWLQQGGPRPPADVVADVEVWRAAMQVEPGDRRPTGPAQLQKAALTWQRTLQERVENGRTPAVAEWGELLRSTAPAVTDDAFTPVLAEHLAGLSRAGIDARALLVDAAGLGPLPDDHAAAAMWWRISRHVSPAVAPRHHEPLAATDGEPLPVAWADRVAHVLGSERAQAVQASPLWPALVAVVEHGLQRGWQVDALLDAATPPGLHHGGRTDGADAEAFAVEDTCLAMVWRASVLTDPSSSEHLDVLENPAPVDLWDGVGPDLPLRDGEGPVVTVEPEHIAPDPSVDLLDRTPARKDPEVAGGTVETGAGLDLHDEKAAVAADLAVQARLRDLLGAPEPSAVDVERLLQRAYELETSLVSRERVVEVNQLALAWFQDQYRGSWAQQHLQERFGRDVVDEPAVRPGYAPSGWNGLVSHLRHRGVDDEEMLAAGVAITASTGRLIDRFRDRAVLSITHHGDVLGFVGRRHPDVSDTDQRGPKYLNTATTVAYVKGAQLYVAGENLLGAGAVPVIVEGPMDAIAVTLATSGSHVGVAPLGTALTDQQAAQLAALGSPLAPAPVVATDGDLAGRMAAERAYWTLTLHGLDPAVVQLPAGADPADLYAAHGAAPLQQLLDQARPLGQVLVDERLTNLSAGQALVEAMAVAAARPSREWSTAAEGVASRLDRGRAEVDQQLLDHVRAWNADPRRATDTALQDVRAVRERLQQAAAGEPTTAQPATVPGEAGEQWRGVAGTVDPRLVTQDDWLALAHLMQDAADRGHDVPAATQRLVQDAPLGDRPAQELRYRLVAHLQLHVETTPTAGDRRRGAPATEDRERPAVDVHPSRSR, translated from the coding sequence ATGAGCGTCCACAAGCTGACGGCGGGGTCGGGGTACGACTACCTGACCCGTCAGGTCGCGGCCATGGACGCCACCGAGAAGGGCCACACCGGGCTGGCCAGCTACTACACCGAGCGCGGTGAGACACCCGGGCAGTGGGTGGGCTCCGGCATGGCCGGGATCGACGGCCTAGCCGCCGGCGACATCGTCACCGCCGAGCAGATGCAGGCCCTGTTCGGCTCCGGGCACCACCCGCTCGCCGCGCAACGGCTGGCCGAGCTCGAGGCAGCCCACCCAGACCAGCCAGGCCGTCCCGGGAGCCTGAGCGTCCGGGACCGGCAGGCCGTGACCCGGCTCGGGGCGCCGTACAAGGTGTTCAGCGGCGACGTCAGCCCGTTCCGGCTCGAGGTCGCCAAGCGCATCGCGGCCATCAACGCCGACGCCGGGCTGCCCGGCGACTGGCCGGTGCCCGCCGAGGAACGGGCTAGGGTCCGCACCGAGGTCGGTCGGGAGTTCTTCCTCGCCGAGCACGGCCGGGAACCGCTGGACGCCCGTGAGCTGGCCGGGTCGATCGCCCGGCAGTCACGGCCGAGGACGACCGCGGTCGCCGGGTACGACCTCACGTTCTCCCCGGTGAAGTCCGTCAGCGCCCTCTGGGCGATCGCCCCGCCGGAGATCGCCGCCCGGATCGAGCGGGCCCACCAGGGCGCGGTCTCCGACGCGCTGCGGTTCATCGAGACCCACGCGCTATACACGCGCACCGGCACCGACGGGGTCCGGCAGGTCGACGTCCGGGGCCTGGTCGGGACCGCGTTCACCCACCGCGACAGCCGCGCCGGCGACCCCGACCTGCACACCCATGTCGCGATCGCCAACAAGGTCCAGACCCTCGGGCAAACCGCCGGCGAAAGTGCGGAGGACGCTGCGGGCGGCGCCGAGGTCGAGGGCGGTCGGTGGCTCGCGATCGACGGCCGGATCCTGTTCAAGGCGGTCGTCACCGCCTCCGAGACGTACAACACCGCGCTGGAGACCCGGCTGCGTGACGACCTCGGCGTGCAGTTCGACGTCCGCGGCGGCCACCAGGCGAGCACTCGGGCGGAGGCGCGGAAGCGTCCGGTCCGGGAGGTGGTCGGGTTCGAGCCGACGCTGCTGCAGCGGTGGTCGGCGAGGCGGGCCAGCATCGAGGTGCGTCAGGGCGAGCTCGCCACCGAGTTCCAGGGTCGGCACGGTCGACCGCCGACCGCCGTGGAGGCGCTGCAGCTGGCTCAGCAGGCCACCCTGGAGACCCGGGACGCCAAGCACGAACCGAGCACCCTGGCCGAGCAGCGCGCGGCCTGGCGGGCGCAGGCCGAGCACGTCCTGGGCGGCGCCCAACAGGTGCAGCGGATGCTGGGGGACGTTCTCCAGCCCTCGCTGCGCCGCCCCGCCGCAGCGCAGCGGGCGGTCGACGTCGGCAGCCCGGCCTGGCTGTCGGCCGCGGCGGACCGCACCCTCACAGTGATGCAGGAGCGTCGTTCGACGTGGCAGGTCTGGCACGTCCGGGCCGAGGCGCAACGGCAAGTCCGCAGCGGCGGCGCCTCCGCGGCGGTGAGCGAGCGGGCGGTCGACGCACTGGTCGAGGAGGTCCTGCAGCGGCGGTCCGTGTCCCTGGCCGTGGCCGAACGCGACACGCACGGGCGCCTTCTGGCCGAACCGGGGCAGCTGCGTCGCCTCGACGGCAGCAGCGTGTACCGGGTCGCGGGCGCCGACCTGCTCACCTCCGCGGCCGTGCTCGGAGCCGAGCAGCAGCTGGTGGCCACGGCCGGGCGCCGCGACGGGCGCGTCGTCGAGGACCGCGCCGTCGACGTCGCGCTGCTGGAGGCCACGGCGAACGGGACCGTCCTGAACGCCGGTCAGGTCGCGCTGGTGCGGCAGATGGCTACTTCCGGCGCCCGGCTGCAGTTGGGGATCGCACCGGCCGGGTCGGGCAAGACCACCGCCATGTCGGCGCTGGCCGCGGCCTGGACCGAGGGCGGCGGGTACGTCGTCGGACTGGCGCCCTCGGCGGCCGCCGCGGCCGCGCTGCGGGAGCAGACCGGCACCCAGACCGAGACGCTCGCCAAGCTGACGTGGTCGTTGAGTGACCGGTCACAGGGGTCAGAGAAGTCGCTGCCGGAGTGGGCGCAACGGATCGACGAGACGACCCTGGTGGTGATCGACGAGGCCGGGATGGCGGACACGATGTCGCTGGCGGCCGCGGTGTCGTTCGTCATCGAGCGCGGCGGCAGTGTCCGGCTCGTCGGCGACGACCAGCAGCTCGCCGCGATCGGTGCAGGCGGGGTCCTGCGCGACATCGCCGCGACCCACGGCGCCGTCCACCTCAGCGAACTCCTGCGCTTCGCCGACCCCGCCGAGGGAGCCGCCACGCTCGCGCTGCGGGAGGGCCGGCCCGAGGCGCTCGGCTTCTACCTCGACCACAACCGGGTCCACGTCGGGGACCTCACCACCATGACCGGACAGGTGTTCCAGGCATGGCAGGACGACCGGGCCGCCGGCCTGGACTCCATCATGCTCGCGCCCACCCACGACCTGGTCGCCGACCTCAACCAGCGCGCCCGCACCCACCGCCTCAGCACCACCCCCGAGGACACCAGCAACGTCAGCACCGAGACGACGCCGGCGATGTCGGCGGCACCTGTCGTCATTCGGCTCGCGGACGGGCTCGAGGCCAGCGCAGGTGACCTGCTCATCACCCGGACCAACGACCGCTCGCTGCGGACCACGTCGACGGACTGGGTAAAGAACGGGGACCGGTGGACCCTGACGATCGTCCACGACGACGGCTCCCTCACCGCCCAGCACCTCGGCAGCGGGCGCAGCGTGCAACTGCCGGCGGCGTACGTTCAGGCCTCCGTCGAGCTCGGCTACGCCACGACGGTGCACACCGCGCAGGGCGTCTCGGTGGACACCATGCACGGCCTGGCCGGAGGGGAGCAGTCCCAGCTGTCCCGCCAGCAGCTGTACACGATGCTGACCCGGGGCCGGATCGCGAACCACGTATACCTGGAGGTCGTCGGCGACGGCGACCCCCACAGCGTCATCCGCCCCGAGGTGGTGCGCCCGCTGAGCGCGACCGACCACCTCGAGGCCATCCTCGCCCGCGACGGCGCGCCGACGTCGGCGAGCACGCTGCAGCGGGACCAGGCCACCCCCGCGGTCCTGCTCGGCCAGGCCACGGCTCGCTACGTCGACGCGCTGCACGTCGCCGCGCAGGACGTCGTCGGACCCGACACGGCCCGCCAGATCGACGCCGCGGCCGCAGACGTCGCCGGCGGCCTGCAGGAGTCCCCCGCCTGGCCCGCGCTGCGGGCGCACCTGATGCTGCTGGCCGCGGGCGGCACCGACCCCGTTCAGGCCCTGCACGACGCGGCCACCCTCCGGTCCCTGGATGGTGTGGCCGATCCCGCGGCGGTGCTCGACTGGCGCCTGGACGCCACGGGGTCCCGCAGCAGCGGTCCGGGACCGCTGCCCTGGCTGCCAGCTATCCCCGCGCAGCTGGGCCAGGACGGCACGTGGGGCGCCTACCTGACCGACCGCGCCGACCTGGTCGTCGACCTCGCCGCGCAGGTCACCGCACAGGTCACCACGCGGGTCGGTACGGGCGCTGGTGACGGGTCCACCGCGCCGGTGTGGCTGCAGCAGGGTGGTCCCAGGCCGCCCGCGGACGTCGTCGCCGACGTCGAGGTGTGGCGGGCTGCGATGCAGGTCGAGCCGGGAGACCGCCGTCCCACCGGCCCGGCGCAGCTGCAGAAGGCCGCCCTCACCTGGCAGCGCACCCTGCAGGAGCGGGTCGAGAACGGTCGGACCCCGGCCGTGGCGGAGTGGGGTGAGCTGCTGCGGAGCACCGCGCCCGCCGTCACCGACGACGCGTTCACCCCTGTCCTCGCCGAACACCTCGCCGGGCTGTCCCGGGCCGGGATCGACGCCCGCGCCCTGCTCGTCGACGCCGCCGGCCTCGGACCGCTGCCCGACGACCACGCCGCGGCCGCCATGTGGTGGCGGATCAGCCGGCACGTCTCCCCCGCCGTCGCCCCCCGCCATCACGAACCCCTCGCCGCCACCGACGGCGAGCCGCTGCCCGTGGCGTGGGCCGACCGGGTCGCCCACGTGCTCGGGTCCGAGCGCGCGCAGGCCGTCCAGGCGAGCCCCCTGTGGCCGGCGCTGGTGGCGGTCGTCGAGCACGGCCTGCAGCGCGGCTGGCAGGTCGACGCACTGCTCGACGCCGCCACCCCACCCGGACTGCACCATGGGGGCCGGACAGATGGGGCCGACGCCGAGGCGTTCGCTGTCGAGGACACCTGCTTGGCGATGGTGTGGCGGGCCTCCGTCCTCACCGACCCCAGCAGCAGCGAACACCTCGACGTCCTCGAGAACCCGGCCCCGGTGGACCTCTGGGACGGCGTGGGACCCGACCTGCCGCTGCGTGACGGTGAGGGACCCGTCGTCACCGTGGAGCCGGAGCACATCGCCCCCGACCCGTCCGTCGACCTGCTCGACCGGACACCCGCGCGGAAGGACCCGGAGGTCGCCGGCGGCACCGTGGAGACCGGCGCAGGGCTGGACCTGCACGACGAGAAGGCCGCTGTCGCGGCCGACCTCGCGGTGCAGGCCCGGCTGCGGGACCTGCTCGGGGCACCGGAGCCCAGCGCCGTGGACGTCGAGCGGCTGCTGCAGAGGGCCTACGAGCTGGAGACCTCCCTGGTGTCCCGGGAGCGGGTGGTGGAGGTCAACCAGCTGGCGCTGGCCTGGTTCCAGGACCAGTACCGCGGCTCGTGGGCACAGCAGCACCTGCAGGAGCGGTTCGGTCGCGACGTCGTCGACGAGCCGGCCGTCCGACCCGGGTACGCGCCGTCCGGGTGGAACGGGCTCGTGAGCCACCTGCGACACCGCGGTGTCGACGACGAGGAAATGCTCGCCGCGGGTGTCGCCATCACCGCCAGCACTGGCAGGCTCATCGACCGGTTCCGTGACCGGGCGGTGCTCTCCATCACCCACCACGGGGACGTCCTCGGGTTCGTCGGCCGACGCCACCCCGACGTCAGCGACACCGACCAGCGCGGGCCGAAGTACCTCAACACCGCCACCACCGTCGCCTACGTCAAGGGCGCCCAGCTGTACGTCGCCGGCGAGAACCTCCTGGGCGCAGGCGCGGTCCCGGTCATCGTCGAGGGCCCCATGGACGCGATCGCCGTCACCCTCGCCACCAGCGGCAGCCACGTCGGCGTGGCTCCCCTGGGGACCGCTCTCACCGACCAGCAGGCCGCCCAGCTCGCCGCCCTGGGCAGCCCCCTGGCGCCTGCACCGGTGGTGGCCACCGACGGCGACCTCGCCGGCCGGATGGCGGCCGAACGTGCCTACTGGACCCTTACCCTGCACGGCCTGGACCCCGCCGTGGTCCAGCTGCCCGCCGGCGCCGACCCCGCCGACCTGTACGCCGCCCACGGCGCCGCCCCGCTGCAGCAGCTCCTGGACCAGGCACGCCCACTCGGGCAGGTGCTCGTCGACGAGCGGCTCACCAACCTGTCCGCAGGGCAGGCCTTGGTCGAGGCGATGGCCGTCGCGGCGGCCCGCCCCTCACGCGAGTGGTCGACGGCTGCGGAGGGAGTCGCCTCGCGGCTCGACCGCGGTCGTGCCGAGGTCGACCAGCAGCTCCTCGACCACGTCCGGGCGTGGAACGCCGACCCCCGACGCGCCACCGACACCGCCCTGCAGGACGTCCGTGCGGTACGGGAGCGACTGCAGCAGGCAGCCGCCGGCGAGCCCACCACCGCCCAGCCCGCGACCGTGCCAGGTGAGGCCGGAGAACAGTGGCGGGGCGTGGCCGGGACCGTCGACCCCCGACTCGTCACCCAGGACGACTGGCTTGCCCTCGCCCACCTCATGCAGGACGCCGCCGACCGTGGCCACGACGTCCCGGCCGCGACCCAGCGGCTCGTGCAGGACGCCCCCCTCGGTGACCGCCCAGCCCAGGAGCTCCGCTACCGCCTCGTCGCCCACCTGCAGCTGCACGTCGAGACGACGCCGACAGCCGGGGACCGCCGACGCGGGGCACCGGCGACGGAAGATCGGGAGCGACCTGCAGTGGACGTGCACCCATCACGCAGCCGCTGA
- a CDS encoding AAA family ATPase, translated as MPRNPFKPTAGASPPLLVGRDDVLEEFTEALEDGPGAPGRLVIFTGPRGVGKTVMLTEVGDQALRQGWVTLAETATPGLVRRLQHAVTRALHDLDSSTAPGRSVTSVTLPVVGGGFTTTAPPTAVVEWRTELGRLLDTLERNGTGLLITVDEVHKGAREDLRDLAATVQHLIREDRNVALALAGLPSAVSDLLNDDVLTFLRRATPFELHDVPLDRVSDALRTTIAAEGRSITDDALDEATCATGGYPFMIQLVGYHVWRKADGDTIDLAAVQAGVPAARKRLGSTVHETALADLSDVDRTYLLAMSHDEGESSTGEVARRLGETPYYASTYRARLIAAGVIEPTRRGYVDFTIPYLREYLREHAARYEMASRGAGRHTRR; from the coding sequence ATGCCGCGCAACCCGTTCAAGCCGACGGCCGGCGCGAGCCCGCCCCTGCTGGTCGGCCGCGACGACGTACTCGAGGAGTTCACCGAGGCGCTGGAAGACGGTCCCGGAGCGCCCGGTCGCCTGGTCATCTTCACCGGCCCACGGGGCGTGGGCAAGACGGTGATGCTCACCGAGGTGGGAGACCAGGCGCTGCGTCAGGGGTGGGTGACGCTGGCCGAGACCGCCACCCCGGGGCTCGTGCGACGCCTCCAGCACGCCGTGACCCGAGCGCTGCACGACCTGGACTCCTCGACCGCGCCCGGGCGGAGCGTCACCAGTGTCACCCTGCCCGTGGTCGGGGGCGGGTTCACCACGACGGCTCCACCCACCGCCGTGGTCGAGTGGCGTACGGAGCTCGGCCGCCTTCTGGACACGCTCGAGCGCAACGGCACCGGGCTCCTCATCACCGTCGACGAGGTCCACAAGGGCGCGCGAGAGGACCTGCGGGACCTGGCTGCGACCGTGCAGCACCTCATCCGCGAAGACCGCAACGTGGCTCTGGCCCTGGCCGGCCTCCCCTCTGCGGTGTCGGACCTGCTCAACGACGACGTGCTGACCTTCCTGCGGCGCGCCACCCCGTTCGAGCTGCACGACGTCCCGCTCGACCGTGTCAGCGACGCTCTGCGCACCACCATCGCCGCGGAAGGACGCTCGATCACGGACGACGCCCTCGACGAGGCGACCTGCGCCACGGGGGGCTACCCGTTCATGATCCAGCTCGTCGGGTACCACGTCTGGCGCAAGGCGGACGGCGACACCATCGACCTGGCCGCGGTTCAGGCCGGCGTGCCCGCTGCGCGCAAGCGGCTCGGCTCCACCGTCCACGAGACCGCCCTGGCAGACCTGTCCGACGTCGACCGCACCTACCTCCTCGCCATGTCGCACGACGAAGGGGAGTCCTCCACCGGTGAGGTGGCCCGTCGCCTGGGCGAGACCCCGTACTACGCCTCCACCTACCGGGCCCGCCTCATCGCCGCCGGCGTCATCGAACCCACTCGCCGCGGCTACGTCGACTTCACCATCCCGTACCTGCGGGAGTACCTGCGCGAGCACGCCGCCCGCTACGAGATGGCCTCACGCGGAGCCGGGCGGCACACACGTCGCTGA
- a CDS encoding type IV secretory system conjugative DNA transfer family protein has protein sequence MIGPQGSGKTLDLLTPALLDAPGAALVTLTKVDDLLLSVTARSRDDRPCVVLDPFGLAPGLPELVWDPIEGCVDPMVAERRAKAFTAGTVKGAVSSGGGDDAARFYAAEAAKVIQAFFHAAALTGRSLEHVLRWVANPRSASEPSEILREHPHAAPFWHGLLHGALHGDDRTAGNTTTTVQQAMSLFFQADIRTRCTPGPGRASTDIADVIRRHGTIYLLGREDPYASASPLMTALAEHVLDTALALANKSPWSRLCPPMLACLDELPSTAPIPTLRTRMANERALGISFIYAAQTWRQLAAIFGEQEARALFGLTNVLVMFGGSKDVAFNQEVSDLVGMTRVSRSSWQTGRGGRTVSGDDIAVLRPEEIRQLPERRALVVAENGKPIIARLHRCIDGRTGRRLLQEQQEQREQVGATRSSTVSASARAVAALAEARRHGLTTHEEGPR, from the coding sequence GTGATCGGCCCGCAGGGGTCGGGGAAGACCCTGGACCTGCTCACCCCCGCTCTCCTGGACGCACCGGGTGCCGCCTTGGTCACCCTGACCAAGGTTGACGACCTGCTCTTGAGCGTCACCGCCCGGTCCCGTGACGATCGGCCCTGCGTCGTCCTGGACCCGTTCGGTCTGGCCCCCGGTCTACCCGAACTGGTGTGGGACCCGATCGAGGGCTGCGTCGACCCGATGGTGGCCGAGCGCCGCGCGAAGGCCTTCACCGCCGGCACCGTCAAGGGCGCCGTGAGCTCCGGCGGCGGTGACGACGCCGCCCGCTTCTACGCCGCGGAGGCCGCGAAGGTGATCCAGGCGTTCTTCCACGCTGCGGCCCTGACCGGCAGGTCCCTGGAGCACGTCCTGCGCTGGGTCGCGAACCCACGCAGCGCGAGTGAACCGTCGGAAATCCTGCGCGAGCACCCCCACGCCGCGCCGTTCTGGCACGGCCTGCTCCACGGCGCCCTGCACGGGGACGACCGCACCGCCGGGAACACCACCACGACGGTCCAGCAGGCCATGAGCCTGTTCTTCCAGGCCGACATCCGCACCCGCTGCACCCCCGGCCCCGGGCGGGCCAGCACCGACATCGCCGACGTCATCCGCCGCCACGGCACCATCTACCTCCTCGGCCGCGAGGACCCCTACGCCTCCGCCTCGCCGCTGATGACGGCCCTGGCCGAGCACGTCCTGGACACCGCCCTGGCCCTGGCCAACAAGTCCCCCTGGTCGCGGCTGTGCCCGCCGATGCTTGCCTGCCTCGACGAGCTGCCCTCCACCGCACCGATCCCGACCCTGCGCACCCGTATGGCCAACGAGCGGGCCCTCGGGATCTCGTTCATCTACGCCGCGCAGACCTGGCGGCAGCTCGCGGCCATCTTCGGTGAGCAGGAGGCCCGGGCCCTGTTCGGCCTCACCAACGTCCTCGTGATGTTCGGCGGCAGCAAGGACGTCGCGTTCAACCAGGAGGTCTCCGACCTGGTGGGCATGACCCGGGTGTCGCGCAGCAGCTGGCAGACCGGGCGGGGCGGTCGGACCGTGTCCGGCGACGACATCGCGGTCCTACGCCCGGAGGAGATCCGCCAGCTACCCGAACGGCGCGCCCTGGTGGTGGCCGAGAACGGCAAGCCCATCATCGCCCGCCTGCACCGGTGCATCGACGGCCGCACCGGCCGGCGGCTGCTGCAGGAGCAGCAGGAGCAGCGCGAGCAGGTCGGCGCCACCCGCAGCAGCACCGTCAGTGCCTCCGCCCGCGCCGTGGCCGCCCTCGCCGAAGCCCGCCGGCACGGCCTCACCACCCACGAGGAGGGACCCAGGTGA
- a CDS encoding peptidoglycan DD-metalloendopeptidase family protein produces the protein MAMVKLTIAAILASLIGGPLLAALVLTTVTAPAVGVHLATVACNGPGSTPAGGGPAGGAGQWQAPFEQAYTVSKRGFGRQFHPIHLEWRTHTGQDLVSLPGPGPVVAASAGTITRARNAGAYGNVVDIDHGGGLSTRYAHLASITVTVGTQVSTGQRLGVEGSTGTSTGNHLHFEVLRNGTAIDPVAFMREHGAPLDGSAPPPQVPPSNTLAAGLVPPGTETPPAAAGDAGEGGVGFGLPPAGQPRKASLVNAPVPVPADVEALYRAAADRYQIPWTVLAGIGMAETAHGRLTANSSAGAQGLMQFMPATWTAMGVDGDQDGRADITNDADSVHSAAHYLTVSGLTEGPDGVRAALFAYNRADWYVNDVLSYAHAYGGGTVLGDLTDCGPGTTNPAALGNPLLPPIDDERVVAMLTWAQAQVGEPYVFGAGGPDAWDCSSFTQTALAQIGISAPRTAAAQRDWLAAGNGHRVQLGQERPGDLVFWDSYLGPDRIGHVMLVLDPATRSTIEARDRRSGTGTFSYADGPERNRFEIWRVGNLSDGATLART, from the coding sequence ATGGCCATGGTCAAGCTCACCATCGCCGCGATCCTGGCGAGCCTCATCGGTGGCCCGCTGCTGGCGGCCCTGGTCCTCACCACGGTCACCGCCCCCGCCGTCGGCGTCCACCTGGCCACCGTCGCCTGCAACGGGCCGGGGAGCACCCCCGCCGGCGGCGGCCCCGCCGGTGGTGCCGGGCAGTGGCAGGCCCCGTTCGAGCAGGCCTACACGGTGTCCAAGCGCGGGTTCGGCCGGCAGTTCCACCCCATCCACCTCGAGTGGCGCACCCACACCGGGCAGGACCTGGTCTCCCTGCCCGGCCCAGGCCCCGTCGTCGCCGCGTCCGCGGGGACGATCACCCGCGCCAGGAACGCCGGCGCGTACGGCAACGTCGTCGACATCGACCACGGCGGTGGCCTCAGCACCCGATACGCCCACTTGGCCAGCATCACCGTCACCGTCGGCACCCAGGTCAGCACCGGGCAGCGGCTCGGCGTGGAGGGCTCCACCGGCACCAGCACCGGCAACCACCTGCACTTCGAGGTCCTCCGCAACGGCACCGCGATCGACCCGGTCGCCTTCATGCGCGAGCACGGCGCCCCCCTGGACGGGAGCGCCCCGCCCCCCCAGGTCCCCCCCAGCAACACCCTCGCCGCCGGTCTCGTCCCCCCGGGCACCGAGACGCCCCCCGCCGCTGCGGGGGACGCGGGGGAGGGGGGTGTCGGCTTCGGGCTGCCCCCGGCGGGCCAGCCACGCAAGGCGTCCCTGGTCAACGCACCCGTCCCAGTCCCCGCCGACGTCGAGGCCCTCTACCGGGCCGCCGCCGACCGCTACCAGATCCCGTGGACCGTGCTCGCCGGCATCGGCATGGCCGAGACCGCCCACGGCCGGCTCACCGCCAACTCGTCGGCCGGGGCCCAAGGGCTGATGCAGTTCATGCCGGCGACCTGGACGGCGATGGGCGTGGACGGCGACCAGGACGGCCGAGCCGACATCACCAACGACGCCGACAGCGTGCACTCCGCCGCGCACTACCTCACCGTGTCCGGGCTCACCGAGGGCCCAGACGGCGTCCGAGCGGCCCTGTTCGCCTACAACCGGGCCGACTGGTACGTCAACGACGTCTTGTCCTACGCGCACGCCTACGGCGGCGGGACCGTGCTCGGCGACCTCACCGACTGCGGGCCAGGCACCACCAACCCCGCCGCGCTCGGCAACCCCCTCCTGCCCCCGATCGACGACGAGCGGGTGGTCGCCATGCTCACCTGGGCCCAGGCGCAGGTCGGTGAGCCGTACGTCTTCGGCGCCGGCGGCCCCGACGCCTGGGACTGCTCCTCCTTCACCCAGACCGCCCTGGCTCAGATCGGGATCAGCGCCCCCCGCACCGCCGCCGCTCAGCGGGACTGGCTCGCCGCCGGAAACGGACACCGGGTGCAGCTGGGGCAGGAACGCCCGGGCGACCTCGTCTTCTGGGACTCCTACCTCGGACCCGACCGCATCGGGCACGTCATGCTCGTCCTCGACCCCGCCACCCGCAGCACCATCGAAGCCCGCGACCGCCGCAGCGGCACCGGCACCTTCAGCTACGCCGACGGACCCGAGCGCAACCGGTTCGAGATCTGGCGCGTCGGCAACCTCTCCGACGGCGCCACCCTCGCCCGCACCTGA